One genomic window of Desulfuromonas sp. AOP6 includes the following:
- a CDS encoding cytochrome c biogenesis protein CcdA, with the protein MTGSADITIWIAFSAGILSFFSPCVLPLIPSYLTYITGLSFGQLKDAHPTTKVRVTVFLHSLMFIAGFSVVFITLGALAGVASSTFQTHMREGLIWIQRIGGLLIFLFGVHMSGLFHFGVLLGEKRVHVQQKPSGFFGTFLVGLAFAAGWTPCIGPILGGILTLAASSSGGYLRGVILLAFYSAGLGIPFLISGVLFHGFLSFFNKFRKHIRIMEIVTGLLLMIVGVMLFFNMFGKLSGYLYRWIPMAG; encoded by the coding sequence ATGACTGGTTCCGCTGATATCACCATCTGGATTGCTTTTTCCGCGGGGATACTGTCGTTTTTTTCTCCCTGCGTATTGCCCCTCATCCCATCCTATCTGACTTACATAACGGGGCTTTCCTTCGGGCAGCTTAAAGATGCCCATCCCACCACCAAGGTCAGAGTAACGGTTTTTCTCCACTCCCTCATGTTTATCGCCGGTTTCTCCGTCGTTTTCATCACGCTGGGAGCCCTGGCCGGGGTGGCTTCATCTACCTTCCAGACACACATGCGTGAAGGTTTAATCTGGATCCAGCGGATTGGCGGCTTACTCATCTTTCTTTTTGGCGTCCATATGAGCGGCTTGTTTCATTTTGGCGTTCTTTTGGGCGAAAAACGCGTTCATGTGCAGCAAAAACCCAGCGGTTTCTTTGGGACTTTCCTCGTTGGTCTCGCCTTTGCCGCTGGCTGGACTCCCTGCATCGGGCCAATTCTTGGGGGTATTCTCACCCTTGCTGCCAGTTCTTCTGGCGGATATTTGCGCGGGGTGATCCTGCTTGCCTTTTATTCGGCGGGTCTGGGCATTCCTTTCCTGATCTCCGGCGTGCTTTTTCATGGCTTTCTTTCCTTTTTCAACAAGTTTCGCAAACATATCCGTATTATGGAGATTGTTACCGGCCTGTTGCTCATGATTGTCGGCGTCATGCTCTTCTTCAATATGTTCGGCAAACTTTCCGGTTATCTCTATCGCTGGATTCCCATGGCCGGGTAG
- a CDS encoding 50S ribosomal protein L11 methyltransferase has protein sequence MGREYAPFTIGQRFRIHPPEEAPVQDDRLPLIMASGAFGSGEHETTASCLEILENLPDFTGKTLLDLGSGTGILAIAALKLGASRALCVDIDPAAVTTCRHHSHLNGVQDKIDHLCGTLDQVAAGSFDLILANIYGDILLSVAQELVPRAAPGAFLLLSGILWEYNFDVRQKYERLGCQILRNRMLDEFSTVLMKKN, from the coding sequence ATGGGACGCGAGTATGCTCCCTTTACCATCGGACAACGTTTTCGTATTCACCCCCCTGAAGAGGCCCCCGTACAGGATGATCGTCTACCCTTGATTATGGCTTCCGGAGCTTTCGGCTCGGGCGAACACGAAACCACCGCCAGTTGCCTGGAAATCCTGGAGAACCTCCCCGATTTCACCGGAAAGACGCTGCTCGATTTGGGCAGCGGCACCGGCATTTTGGCCATAGCGGCCCTCAAACTCGGGGCATCCCGCGCTCTTTGTGTCGATATCGATCCGGCGGCAGTCACCACCTGCAGACATCACAGTCATCTCAATGGCGTCCAAGATAAAATTGACCACCTGTGCGGCACTCTGGACCAGGTCGCGGCCGGATCTTTTGACCTCATTCTGGCGAACATCTACGGCGACATTCTCCTCTCCGTCGCTCAGGAGCTTGTGCCCAGGGCGGCGCCAGGCGCCTTCCTCCTGCTTTCAGGGATACTCTGGGAATACAATTTCGACGTACGCCAAAAATACGAACGCCTCGGCTGCCAGATTCTTCGCAACCGGATGTTGGACGAATTCAGCACGGTTCTGATGAAGAAGAACTGA
- a CDS encoding transcriptional repressor, protein MQEAKKVFREYLAKQGLKSTRQREIILDEFLRCVSHPSTEDLYIKLRKNHPQIGYATVHRTLKLLAECGLAEGHNFGDGQTRYESCIDEKHHDHLVCTRCGAIMEFYDPRIEALQEEVAKTHGFTIRNHRLELYGLCSQCGRDQ, encoded by the coding sequence ATGCAGGAAGCCAAAAAAGTCTTTCGGGAATATCTGGCCAAGCAAGGTTTGAAGTCGACCCGCCAGCGCGAAATAATTCTGGACGAGTTTCTTCGTTGCGTTTCCCATCCCTCCACCGAAGACCTTTATATCAAGCTCCGCAAAAACCATCCTCAAATTGGTTACGCAACGGTACACCGCACCCTTAAGCTGTTGGCCGAGTGCGGTCTGGCTGAAGGGCATAATTTCGGTGATGGACAGACACGCTACGAGTCTTGTATCGACGAAAAGCATCATGATCACCTTGTCTGTACCCGTTGTGGCGCCATCATGGAGTTCTACGATCCCCGTATAGAGGCACTTCAGGAGGAGGTCGCCAAAACACACGGTTTCACGATCCGAAATCATCGACTTGAACTCTATGGCCTCTGTTCCCAGTGCGGTCGCGACCAATAG
- a CDS encoding AEC family transporter, giving the protein MSLFLEILTIVIPVFLVVLLGYGLKRLGLIDSAFLFQTNRLVYYIGLPLLLFYKIGTADFFTNFNGRLVIGSALIIAIGFFASYGYALIRRYPPGAAGSFSQGSFRGNLAYMGLAIVFNAYGPDGLTRAGILTGFLVPVLNFFAILALLLPHRGQDGNRGLSFWVRQVALNPLIVASFAGIAWSFFSLPMPVILDRSLDIATGMTLPLALIAIGGSFSLEKLKGDMVRAAFATGIKIVWLPLLGAFLLYGMGIRGMDLGIGVLMAGTPAATATYIMAHQMKGDAELAGSIVMMSTLLSALTYSIALFALRSLGL; this is encoded by the coding sequence GTGTCCCTTTTTCTGGAAATCCTTACTATTGTCATTCCGGTATTTCTGGTCGTTCTGCTGGGATATGGTTTGAAACGTCTCGGCTTGATCGATTCGGCCTTTCTCTTTCAGACCAACCGTCTTGTCTATTATATCGGCCTGCCGCTGCTGCTTTTTTATAAAATCGGCACAGCCGACTTCTTTACCAACTTCAATGGCAGGCTCGTCATTGGCTCCGCCCTCATCATCGCCATCGGCTTTTTCGCCTCTTATGGGTATGCCCTTATCCGCCGTTATCCTCCTGGAGCAGCCGGATCTTTCAGCCAGGGTTCATTTCGAGGAAATCTGGCCTACATGGGACTCGCTATTGTTTTCAACGCCTATGGACCGGATGGCTTGACGAGGGCCGGTATCCTCACAGGTTTTTTGGTACCCGTTCTCAATTTTTTCGCTATCCTCGCCTTGCTGCTGCCCCACCGCGGACAGGATGGCAACCGGGGTCTGTCCTTCTGGGTGAGACAGGTTGCCCTGAACCCGCTCATCGTCGCTTCCTTTGCCGGCATCGCCTGGAGCTTTTTCAGTCTGCCCATGCCAGTGATTCTGGACCGCAGCCTCGATATCGCCACAGGCATGACCCTTCCCTTGGCCCTGATCGCCATCGGCGGTTCTTTTTCCCTTGAAAAACTTAAAGGCGATATGGTGCGGGCGGCTTTCGCCACGGGCATTAAAATCGTCTGGCTGCCTTTGCTGGGCGCCTTTTTACTCTACGGCATGGGAATTCGGGGCATGGATTTGGGGATCGGGGTGCTGATGGCCGGAACACCGGCAGCGACCGCCACCTACATCATGGCGCACCAGATGAAAGGCGATGCCGAGCTGGCCGGCTCCATCGTCATGATGTCCACCCTGCTGTCGGCCCTCACCTACAGCATCGCCCTTTTTGCTTTGCGCAGCCTGGGGCTATAA
- a CDS encoding ATP-binding protein, which yields MKNSPRLRLLTIVALVLLVTSMHYLTTTHRHEYHDIYRRLYYIPIVLGGMWFALRGGLLTSMTVSILYIPHVLIQWSHHPQIRLEQYLEILLYNLIGLLTGYLTSKKNEQRDRYQRTAEQLRESYSELKNKADQILEIEEQLRRADRLSALGELSAGMAHEIRNPLGSIRGTAEIIQEGMDPTDRRYEFSRIMIQEVDRLNRVVQDFLDFARPAPIDRDRVDINAALADILVLVRQKATASGTVITFPFEGRLYVPGKEEHLKQAFLNLTLNALQAMPEGGRLDILTNRSGAEVEIRFSDTGSGIPQENLDKIFNPFFTTREKGTGLGLAISARIIQGHGGRISVDSQPGKGTTFTLYLPAMDGQE from the coding sequence ATGAAAAACTCCCCGCGACTTCGCCTGTTGACGATTGTAGCGCTGGTTCTTCTGGTCACCTCCATGCATTATCTGACCACGACCCATCGCCATGAATATCACGATATTTATCGACGTCTCTACTATATTCCCATTGTTCTGGGGGGAATGTGGTTCGCCCTACGCGGCGGTCTGTTAACCTCGATGACCGTTTCGATACTGTATATCCCCCATGTTCTCATTCAGTGGAGTCATCACCCGCAAATTCGCCTGGAACAGTATCTTGAGATTCTACTGTATAATCTAATCGGCCTTTTGACGGGGTATCTGACCTCCAAAAAAAACGAACAGCGGGATCGCTATCAGAGGACAGCAGAACAATTACGCGAAAGCTACAGCGAGCTGAAGAACAAGGCCGATCAGATTTTGGAAATCGAGGAGCAGTTGCGCCGGGCCGATCGCCTTTCTGCTCTGGGGGAGCTTTCTGCTGGCATGGCCCACGAAATCCGTAATCCGCTTGGTTCTATCCGGGGGACAGCGGAAATCATTCAAGAAGGGATGGACCCGACTGACCGTCGCTACGAATTCAGTCGCATTATGATTCAGGAAGTGGATCGCTTGAACCGCGTGGTGCAGGATTTCCTCGATTTTGCCCGTCCGGCGCCAATCGATCGGGATCGGGTGGATATCAATGCGGCTTTGGCCGACATCCTCGTTCTGGTCAGGCAAAAGGCAACAGCTAGCGGCACGGTCATCACCTTTCCTTTTGAGGGCCGTCTTTATGTGCCCGGCAAGGAGGAGCATCTCAAGCAAGCTTTCCTGAACCTCACTCTCAATGCGCTGCAGGCTATGCCTGAGGGGGGGAGGCTGGACATCCTCACGAATCGATCCGGGGCTGAAGTTGAGATCCGTTTTAGTGATACGGGCAGCGGCATCCCGCAGGAAAATCTTGATAAAATTTTTAATCCCTTTTTCACCACCAGGGAAAAGGGAACAGGGCTGGGACTGGCCATTTCCGCCCGCATTATTCAGGGGCATGGTGGACGCATCTCTGTGGATAGCCAGCCTGGGAAAGGCACGACTTTCACCCTTTACCTTCCGGCCATGGACGGACAGGAGTAA
- a CDS encoding PaaI family thioesterase, translated as MAELLVDGNEVRRPEEEQFRMEGWIACAPCEDLLGIRIEKAAEGKAVLSMPFTVKLAQGGGFMHGGALTTLGDTAVAMAIKSVLPGDTLFATTALHMEFVAPVKEGPVRAEAAVTGPVHRVFQGAATLFDAGGGVVARLETQFKVARGQGFDD; from the coding sequence ATGGCTGAACTGCTTGTGGACGGCAACGAAGTCCGTCGTCCCGAGGAGGAGCAATTTCGCATGGAGGGATGGATCGCCTGCGCCCCCTGTGAAGACCTTCTTGGCATCCGTATCGAAAAGGCCGCGGAGGGGAAGGCTGTTCTCAGCATGCCTTTCACGGTCAAGTTGGCGCAAGGTGGTGGCTTCATGCATGGCGGCGCGCTGACAACCCTTGGTGATACGGCTGTGGCCATGGCGATTAAATCGGTCCTGCCAGGGGACACCCTCTTTGCCACCACCGCGCTGCACATGGAATTTGTGGCACCTGTCAAGGAAGGCCCTGTGAGGGCGGAGGCGGCCGTCACGGGACCGGTTCATCGAGTTTTCCAGGGTGCCGCCACCCTGTTCGATGCCGGCGGAGGAGTGGTGGCACGTCTTGAAACGCAATTCAAAGTGGCAAGAGGGCAAGGCTTTGATGATTGA
- a CDS encoding TlpA disulfide reductase family protein, with translation MFQGISFAAETSVPAGRVVVGSVAPDFTLKNLDGESVSLSQFRGKVVFLNFWASWCPPCREEMPSMERLNEVFGSSDFVMLAVNVEDDGQRSVPEWLKKNPYTFPILLDPQGQEKMRYGVTAIPETFLINKKGVVVDRFLGAYDWSSVYTLKEIFSLINEE, from the coding sequence ATGTTCCAGGGCATCTCGTTCGCTGCCGAGACCTCTGTGCCTGCAGGCCGCGTGGTTGTCGGCAGTGTCGCCCCAGATTTCACCCTGAAAAACCTGGATGGCGAATCGGTCTCTTTGTCACAATTTCGTGGAAAGGTGGTTTTTCTCAATTTCTGGGCGAGCTGGTGTCCACCGTGCCGTGAGGAAATGCCTTCGATGGAACGATTGAACGAAGTGTTTGGCAGCAGCGATTTCGTCATGCTGGCCGTAAATGTTGAAGATGACGGTCAGCGCTCTGTGCCTGAATGGCTTAAGAAAAATCCATACACTTTCCCGATACTTCTCGATCCACAAGGTCAGGAAAAGATGCGGTACGGTGTCACCGCCATCCCCGAGACCTTCCTGATCAATAAAAAGGGAGTCGTTGTTGATCGTTTTCTTGGGGCCTACGATTGGTCCTCCGTGTACACTCTTAAAGAAATCTTCTCTTTAATCAACGAGGAATAA
- a CDS encoding sigma-54 dependent transcriptional regulator, whose translation MAETTILLIDDDVSLRRVTEFTLQEAGYRVLTAPDGTSGLRQFEEQKPALVITDIQMPGLSGYDVLKRVKELSPETLVLVITAFGTVEKAVEAMKLGAYDYLTKPFGREELRLTVEKALSFRGLKEENLRLKEQISHQADFSRLVGTSDKMQHVFELVRRVAPTEANVLITGESGTGKELIAQAIHRSSERRAGPLVAVNCAAIPADLLESELFGHVKGAFTGAIKDRKGKFEQANGGTLFLDEVGDMPLDLQPKLLRALQEREIEPVGEGVPRKVDVRVVAATNQDLEVAIADGHFREDLFYRLSVIPVELPPLRARREDIPLLVQHFLGKYAAGASITLSEGALKRLYDYEWPGNVRELENTMERLTILRRSDTIEVEDLPSKIGALSRLSNAVLNLPDEGYPLEQLEKEAVEEALRRNDWNQTHAAAFLRIPRHTLIYRIEKYGITRGK comes from the coding sequence TTGGCAGAGACCACCATTTTACTGATCGATGACGATGTCTCTTTGAGACGTGTTACGGAATTTACCTTGCAGGAAGCAGGCTATCGGGTATTGACTGCACCCGACGGAACTTCAGGTCTGCGTCAGTTCGAGGAACAGAAACCGGCCCTGGTCATTACGGATATCCAGATGCCGGGCCTGTCCGGTTACGATGTCCTCAAACGAGTCAAAGAGCTGAGTCCCGAAACCCTGGTCCTTGTCATTACTGCCTTTGGCACGGTGGAGAAGGCGGTTGAAGCGATGAAACTCGGGGCCTACGACTACCTGACCAAGCCTTTCGGTCGTGAGGAATTGCGCCTGACGGTGGAGAAAGCCCTGTCTTTCCGGGGGTTGAAAGAGGAAAACCTGCGCCTGAAGGAACAGATATCCCATCAGGCCGATTTCAGCCGGCTGGTCGGAACATCAGATAAGATGCAGCACGTTTTCGAATTGGTGCGCAGGGTGGCGCCAACGGAAGCCAACGTCCTGATAACCGGGGAGAGTGGAACAGGCAAAGAGCTGATTGCTCAGGCTATTCATCGCAGCAGTGAACGTCGCGCAGGGCCGCTGGTGGCTGTCAACTGTGCCGCCATTCCGGCCGATCTTCTCGAAAGCGAACTTTTCGGTCATGTCAAGGGGGCCTTTACCGGGGCGATCAAAGACCGCAAAGGAAAGTTTGAACAGGCCAATGGCGGCACGCTCTTTCTGGATGAAGTGGGGGACATGCCCCTCGATCTACAGCCCAAACTTCTCCGGGCTCTGCAGGAAAGGGAAATCGAGCCGGTCGGAGAAGGGGTCCCGCGAAAGGTAGATGTTCGCGTGGTGGCGGCCACTAATCAGGACCTTGAGGTAGCCATTGCCGATGGCCATTTTCGTGAAGATCTCTTCTACCGCCTGTCCGTGATTCCCGTCGAGCTCCCCCCCTTGAGAGCCAGGCGGGAGGATATCCCGCTGCTGGTTCAGCATTTTCTGGGGAAATATGCCGCTGGCGCTTCCATCACCCTCTCTGAAGGCGCCTTGAAACGTCTTTATGACTACGAATGGCCCGGAAATGTCCGTGAGCTCGAGAACACCATGGAACGTCTGACTATTTTGCGCCGCTCAGACACTATCGAAGTAGAGGATCTGCCAAGTAAGATCGGGGCGCTGAGCCGTTTGTCTAATGCAGTTTTGAATCTCCCGGACGAAGGGTATCCCCTGGAGCAGCTGGAAAAGGAAGCTGTTGAGGAAGCGCTTCGCCGCAACGACTGGAATCAGACTCATGCCGCTGCCTTCCTGCGGATTCCCAGGCATACCCTGATTTACCGGATAGAGAAATATGGAATCACCCGGGGAAAATAG
- a CDS encoding pyruvate carboxylase, translated as MSVKKFKKILAANRGEIAIRIFRACTELGIKTVAIYSDEDKLSLHRYKADEAYLIGKGKGPIDAYLGIDEIIDLARRKEVDAIHPGYGFLSENPDFAEACARAGIAFIGPTPEIQRRLGDKVSGRQVALACGVPVVPGTEKPIATEEEALIFAKSCGYPIIVKASAGGGGRGMRVVRNQKELLEGLKSAASEAKAAFGNAAVFLEKYIENPKHVEVQILGDSHGNIVHLYERDCSIQRRHQKVIEMAPSLYLTEEKRAELCGYAMKIAREVGYVNAGTIEFLTDREGKFYFIEVNPRIQVEHTVTEMVTARNLVQAQIRIAEGHKLSDPEISIQSQDDIQMRGYAIQSRITTEDPQNSFAPDFGTIKAFRTAAGFGVRLDAAAGYAGAQITPHYDSLLVKVSAHGLTFADAARTMNRALQEFRIRGVKTNISFLEKVITHPTFLAGKCDTSFLDNHPELFVLPAKKDRATKILRCIGNTVVNGYPGIKVPLQFKDLREPEVPDIPYGQAHPRGSRDILLDKGPEGLADWALKQKKLLLTDTTMRDAHQSLMATRFRTFDLDRIAEATSHLGGSLFSLEMWGGATFDVSMRFLREDPWERLDRLRKKVPNILFQMLLRGSNAVGYTNYPDNVVQEFVAKAAESGIDIFRVFDSLNWTKGMSVAMDAVRKNDAVCEAAMCYTGDITDPKRHKYPLKYYVDLAKELEKMGAHILAIKDMAGLLKPFAAEKLIKALKNEIGIPIHLHTHDTSSNGGAMLLMATQAGVDIVDCALSSVSGLTAQPNLNALVSTLKGTIWDPKVDEEGLQKLANYWETVRPYYAPFESELRSGTAQVYYHEIPGGQYSNYKPQVEGLGLGHRWEECKEMYRKVNDMFGDLVKVTPSSKIVGDMAMFMVQNNLQPEDVFERGEELTFPQGVVDFFKGMIGQPYGGFPEELQKIILKGEAPLTCRPGELLEPVDFAAKKAEVEKKLGHSISDREVLSAVLYPGVFEEFDRYRQEYSDTSFLPTPVFFYGLGVGDETSIDIEPGKTLIVKLNAIGRVQEDGTRSIYFELNGEPRQVTVKDLSIETGEVSHKKADPDDPKQIGAPMPGKIFKILVNAGDEVAAGDTLLSTEAMKMETNVKAKKDGVVAEVCFKEGEQVQQGDLLIVLE; from the coding sequence ATGTCCGTCAAGAAATTCAAGAAAATACTGGCCGCCAATCGTGGAGAGATTGCTATTCGCATTTTTCGAGCTTGTACGGAATTGGGAATCAAGACCGTCGCTATTTACTCGGACGAGGATAAGCTGTCTCTTCATCGCTATAAGGCGGATGAAGCCTATCTGATCGGCAAAGGTAAAGGACCGATCGATGCCTATCTGGGTATTGACGAAATCATAGATCTGGCGAGGCGCAAAGAGGTGGATGCCATTCATCCTGGCTATGGTTTCCTCTCAGAAAATCCTGACTTTGCCGAAGCCTGCGCCCGTGCCGGCATTGCCTTTATTGGACCCACCCCGGAGATTCAGCGACGTCTTGGCGACAAGGTTTCCGGACGGCAGGTGGCTCTGGCTTGCGGCGTTCCCGTCGTACCTGGAACCGAGAAGCCTATCGCCACGGAAGAGGAAGCCCTGATATTCGCCAAGTCATGCGGCTATCCCATCATCGTCAAGGCCTCCGCTGGCGGAGGCGGCCGTGGCATGCGCGTGGTTCGCAACCAGAAAGAGCTTCTGGAAGGGCTCAAATCCGCCGCCTCCGAGGCCAAGGCAGCTTTTGGCAATGCCGCTGTCTTTCTGGAAAAGTACATTGAAAATCCAAAGCATGTCGAAGTGCAGATTCTGGGTGATTCCCACGGCAATATCGTGCATCTCTATGAGCGCGACTGCTCCATTCAGCGCCGACACCAGAAGGTGATCGAGATGGCACCGTCACTCTACCTCACTGAGGAAAAACGGGCTGAACTGTGCGGATATGCCATGAAGATTGCCCGCGAGGTGGGCTATGTCAATGCGGGCACCATCGAATTTCTGACAGACCGGGAAGGAAAATTTTACTTCATCGAGGTCAATCCTCGCATCCAGGTCGAGCACACGGTGACGGAAATGGTTACCGCGCGCAATCTGGTCCAGGCTCAGATCCGCATTGCTGAAGGACATAAACTGTCCGATCCGGAGATCAGCATCCAGAGCCAGGACGACATCCAGATGCGCGGCTATGCCATTCAGTCGCGTATTACCACGGAAGATCCGCAGAACAGTTTTGCCCCTGATTTCGGCACCATCAAGGCTTTCCGCACGGCGGCCGGTTTTGGTGTGCGTCTTGACGCGGCGGCAGGTTATGCTGGCGCTCAGATCACCCCTCACTATGACTCTTTGCTCGTCAAGGTCTCCGCCCACGGTCTGACCTTCGCCGATGCCGCCCGCACCATGAACCGGGCCCTGCAGGAATTCCGCATCCGCGGGGTGAAGACGAATATCAGCTTCCTCGAAAAGGTCATCACCCATCCGACCTTTTTAGCGGGTAAGTGCGATACGTCCTTTTTGGATAACCATCCTGAACTTTTCGTCCTGCCTGCCAAGAAAGACCGGGCTACCAAGATTCTGCGCTGCATCGGCAACACGGTAGTCAATGGTTATCCTGGTATCAAGGTTCCGCTGCAGTTCAAGGACCTGCGTGAACCGGAGGTGCCGGATATCCCTTACGGCCAGGCCCATCCCCGTGGTTCAAGGGACATCCTGCTCGATAAGGGACCGGAAGGGCTGGCCGATTGGGCACTGAAACAGAAGAAGCTTCTGCTGACCGATACCACTATGCGGGATGCCCACCAATCTCTTATGGCGACGCGCTTCCGTACTTTTGATCTCGATCGTATTGCCGAAGCAACCAGCCATTTGGGCGGTTCGCTGTTCTCGCTGGAGATGTGGGGCGGGGCGACTTTCGATGTTTCCATGCGTTTTTTGCGGGAAGACCCCTGGGAGCGGCTTGATCGTTTGCGCAAAAAGGTTCCCAATATCCTGTTCCAGATGCTGCTGCGTGGCTCCAATGCCGTCGGTTATACCAATTACCCTGACAACGTGGTGCAGGAGTTTGTGGCCAAGGCAGCCGAAAGCGGTATTGATATCTTCCGTGTTTTCGACTCGCTGAACTGGACCAAAGGGATGAGTGTCGCCATGGATGCCGTGCGCAAGAACGACGCCGTCTGTGAAGCGGCCATGTGCTATACCGGTGACATTACCGACCCCAAACGGCATAAGTATCCCTTAAAGTATTATGTCGATCTGGCTAAAGAGCTGGAAAAGATGGGAGCCCATATCCTGGCGATCAAGGATATGGCTGGACTTCTTAAACCCTTCGCCGCCGAGAAACTGATCAAGGCGCTGAAAAACGAAATCGGCATCCCCATTCACCTGCATACCCACGACACCTCCAGCAACGGGGGAGCCATGCTGCTCATGGCCACCCAGGCCGGGGTGGATATCGTCGATTGTGCTCTCTCTTCCGTATCGGGCCTGACGGCGCAGCCCAACCTCAATGCTCTGGTTTCCACTCTTAAAGGGACTATCTGGGATCCCAAGGTCGACGAAGAGGGCCTGCAGAAGCTGGCCAACTACTGGGAGACGGTCAGACCCTATTATGCCCCCTTTGAATCAGAACTTCGCAGCGGTACCGCTCAGGTTTACTATCATGAAATCCCCGGCGGTCAGTATTCCAACTACAAGCCGCAGGTAGAAGGTCTCGGTCTCGGTCATCGCTGGGAAGAGTGCAAAGAGATGTACCGCAAGGTCAACGACATGTTCGGGGATCTGGTCAAAGTGACGCCATCTTCCAAAATTGTCGGCGACATGGCCATGTTCATGGTGCAAAACAATCTGCAGCCCGAGGACGTTTTCGAGCGGGGCGAGGAACTCACCTTTCCGCAGGGTGTGGTCGATTTCTTCAAAGGGATGATTGGTCAACCATATGGTGGCTTCCCGGAAGAGTTGCAGAAGATCATTCTCAAGGGAGAGGCGCCACTGACCTGCCGGCCGGGAGAACTGCTGGAACCGGTGGATTTCGCCGCTAAGAAAGCCGAGGTGGAAAAGAAGCTTGGTCATTCCATAAGTGATCGTGAGGTTCTTTCCGCTGTTCTTTACCCTGGCGTTTTTGAAGAGTTCGACCGCTATCGCCAGGAATACAGCGACACTTCATTCCTGCCCACCCCAGTCTTCTTTTATGGTCTGGGCGTCGGCGATGAGACCAGCATTGACATCGAACCGGGCAAGACCCTGATTGTCAAACTCAATGCCATCGGTCGCGTTCAGGAGGATGGCACGCGCTCTATCTATTTTGAACTCAATGGCGAGCCTCGGCAGGTCACCGTCAAGGACCTCTCCATCGAAACCGGCGAGGTCTCTCACAAAAAGGCCGACCCTGACGATCCCAAGCAGATTGGCGCCCCGATGCCCGGCAAGATATTCAAGATTTTGGTCAACGCCGGGGACGAGGTCGCCGCTGGGGACACCTTGCTGTCGACAGAGGCCATGAAGATGGAGACCAACGTGAAAGCCAAAAAGGATGGTGTGGTGGCCGAGGTCTGCTTCAAAGAAGGAGAGCAGGTGCAGCAGGGCGATCTGCTGATTGTGCTGGAATAG